One Lacipirellulaceae bacterium DNA window includes the following coding sequences:
- a CDS encoding tetratricopeptide repeat protein, with protein sequence MPAPHAKGGKNSALEYPGAALKAGILKLADAHEKETLNKPHSLEGHVGVVDAYSMLWCFGFVPREEVLSKVLTAAETAIAIDERDARAQTAMGVAKLSAWDWLAAEQHLHAATEINPKLATAHHWYALFLAASDRHEEAIKYSRRAVSLDPSPGMQTGLGAVLYFGHDWKQQITHMESTLKNSADFAPGLDWLGMAYVQEKQYDKALTTYEKAVELSGGLAEILAGLGHAYALAGETEKAREVLAKLQLMDEKWYVPPVQIAYVLVGLGETDEAFRYLDRAFHENSWELVFLRVEPWFDPLRDDPRFKRLEKSMGFPDRN encoded by the coding sequence GTGCCCGCACCTCATGCTAAAGGCGGCAAGAACTCAGCTCTGGAATATCCCGGCGCTGCGCTAAAAGCGGGAATCCTGAAGCTAGCCGATGCGCATGAGAAAGAAACCTTGAATAAGCCTCATTCTCTGGAAGGCCATGTAGGAGTCGTCGACGCCTATTCGATGCTTTGGTGCTTCGGCTTTGTTCCCCGGGAGGAAGTGCTCTCAAAAGTATTAACGGCAGCGGAGACGGCCATCGCCATCGATGAACGTGATGCGCGGGCTCAAACTGCTATGGGGGTTGCGAAACTGAGCGCCTGGGATTGGCTTGCTGCCGAGCAACATCTCCACGCAGCGACCGAAATCAATCCGAAGTTGGCCACTGCCCATCATTGGTACGCCCTTTTCCTAGCGGCAAGCGATCGTCATGAGGAGGCGATCAAGTATTCCAGGCGGGCAGTCTCGCTCGACCCTTCGCCTGGTATGCAAACGGGTCTGGGCGCCGTGTTGTATTTCGGTCACGACTGGAAACAACAGATCACCCACATGGAGTCAACTCTCAAGAATTCGGCCGATTTCGCTCCCGGGCTCGATTGGCTGGGCATGGCTTACGTCCAAGAAAAACAATACGACAAAGCCCTTACGACCTATGAAAAGGCGGTGGAACTATCGGGGGGCCTGGCAGAGATCTTAGCCGGGCTTGGACACGCTTATGCACTTGCTGGGGAAACAGAGAAGGCAAGAGAGGTGCTTGCAAAACTCCAGTTGATGGACGAGAAGTGGTACGTCCCGCCGGTGCAGATCGCCTACGTCCTTGTCGGGCTGGGAGAAACTGACGAGGCGTTCCGGTACCTCGATCGAGCCTTTCATGAGAACTCTTGGGAATTGGTGTTCCTCAGAGTCGAGCCTTGGTTCGACCCGTTACGTGACGATCCACGCTTCAAGCGACTGGAAAAAAGCATGGGCTTCCCTGATCGAAATTAG